Proteins from one Candidatus Kapaibacterium sp. genomic window:
- a CDS encoding CoA-binding protein has translation MTFREIFESYETIAVYGMSKNTVKAAHTVPVFMYNQGYNVIPINPTVDKILKLKAYPSLDEVPDEIEILNVFRPSEQAFEVVKEAVERHKKKGDIKLIWLQQGIESEEGKKLALDNGIEFIQNRCMYVEFINSGLGKKK, from the coding sequence ATGACGTTTAGAGAAATATTTGAAAGCTACGAAACAATCGCTGTTTATGGAATGTCCAAAAATACAGTTAAGGCTGCCCATACAGTACCTGTTTTTATGTACAATCAAGGTTACAATGTGATTCCGATAAACCCGACAGTTGACAAAATTCTCAAACTTAAAGCATACCCAAGTTTGGATGAAGTGCCGGACGAAATCGAGATACTTAATGTTTTCAGACCTTCCGAGCAAGCTTTCGAAGTGGTCAAAGAAGCTGTCGAGCGACATAAGAAGAAGGGCGACATCAAATTGATTTGGCTTCAACAAGGAATTGAATCTGAAGAAGGCAAAAAATTAGCTTTGGATAACGGAATCGAATTCATCCAAAACAGATGTATGTATGTAGAATTTATAAATAGCGGATTAGGGAAAAAAAAATAA
- a CDS encoding C40 family peptidase → MKRNVTYKSFSFCLVLLVLLSSCSSHVRFASNKQATPSAKKNTSNTVSKSGSQASFGQLNFPKGNDENDMGDLIVSEAVSWLGTPYRYGGDDRSGIDCSGLVAQVYGALGISVPRTSRTQYENSERVKTDNLQQGDLIFFSNGAIVNHVGIYIGNGEMIHASSSRGVIKQAVSDEYYTRRFAGVGRVIK, encoded by the coding sequence ATGAAAAGAAATGTTACATACAAATCATTTTCCTTTTGCTTAGTGCTCTTAGTGCTTCTAAGTTCATGTAGTTCGCATGTTCGATTCGCATCCAATAAGCAAGCTACTCCGTCCGCCAAAAAAAATACATCTAACACAGTTTCAAAATCCGGCTCACAAGCGTCTTTTGGTCAACTCAATTTCCCTAAGGGGAATGATGAAAATGATATGGGTGATTTAATTGTCAGCGAAGCCGTTAGTTGGCTTGGTACTCCTTACAGATATGGTGGCGACGACCGTTCCGGCATTGATTGCTCGGGGCTTGTAGCTCAAGTTTACGGGGCTCTCGGCATCAGTGTTCCTCGCACAAGCCGCACACAATATGAAAATTCCGAAAGAGTGAAAACAGACAATCTTCAGCAAGGAGATTTGATTTTCTTCAGTAATGGTGCTATCGTAAATCATGTCGGCATCTACATCGGCAACGGCGAAATGATTCACGCATCATCGAGTCGCGGCGTTATCAAACAAGCCGTTTCTGACGAATATTACACTCGCCGTTTTGCAGGCGTTGGTCGAGTAATCAAATAA